The sequence CTTGATTCATTCGTTGTTCTGAATAAGGCGTATTGGCGGGAATTGGTATACGAGAGAAGAACCCCAATGCGAGCCAAAACAGCTCGAATTGATACTTAACCTTGGCCGGCATTACACCTTAACCCCAGCTTGTTCAAAACTCGCCATTGTGTTGTAAAACTCTGCCGCGGCTTGGATCAACGGTACCGCGAGCACTGCGCCAGTCCCTTCGCCCAGTCTGAGCGAGAGATCCAGCAATGGCTCTGCATTCATTTCTTCCAGCATGTACTTGTGCCCGGACTCGTGCGATTGGTGAGCAAAGATGAGATAGTCACGACATGTTGGATTGATTTTCGTAGCGACGAATGCGGCTGCGGTCGAGATAAAGCCATCCACCAAGACGGGCGTTTGACAATCGGCAGATTCAAGGTATGCGCCCACCATCTGCACAATTTCGAATCCACCCACTTCAGCCAGTACCTGCAATACGTCGTTCGAGTTGCATCGCGATACACCCTGTGCAACCAAGCGTGTTTTGAGCTCGAATTGCTCATCGCTAATGCCCGTTCCTCGTCCAACACATTGTTCGACTGGTCGATCTGTGATAGCCGCCAGAATCGCCGACGCGCTTGACGTGTTACCGATGCCCATTTCCCCGAACATTAACAAGTTACAGCCAGAATCCATCACCTGCTTGGCGATCTTTCTTCCAAGTGCGATGCCTTCTTCCACTTGCTCATGAGTCATTGCGGCTTGTTTCGCTAGGTTGTGGGTACGCTCACCAAGACGTTGGACAATAAAATCATCGCTGTCATGTTGCACAGGGATGAGTATTCCGCAGTCAACGACTTTGATAGCCA is a genomic window of Vibrio japonicus containing:
- the cobT gene encoding nicotinate-nucleotide--dimethylbenzimidazole phosphoribosyltransferase, translated to MLSQSYSDAIWHRINQKTKPLGALGQLENIAHQLALIQSNQQGKLVSQITLNQPTVIVFAGDHGIADEGVSIAPSAVTQQMVLNFLAGGAAVNCFCRSHNVAIKVVDCGILIPVQHDSDDFIVQRLGERTHNLAKQAAMTHEQVEEGIALGRKIAKQVMDSGCNLLMFGEMGIGNTSSASAILAAITDRPVEQCVGRGTGISDEQFELKTRLVAQGVSRCNSNDVLQVLAEVGGFEIVQMVGAYLESADCQTPVLVDGFISTAAAFVATKINPTCRDYLIFAHQSHESGHKYMLEEMNAEPLLDLSLRLGEGTGAVLAVPLIQAAAEFYNTMASFEQAGVKV